The Metabacillus sediminilitoris genome window below encodes:
- the addA gene encoding helicase-exonuclease AddAB subunit AddA: MSEMTSKPENSQWTDDQWKAIVSSGQHILVAAAAGSGKTAVLVERIIRKIISKENPVDVDALLVVTFTNASAAEMRSRIGEALEKALKENPSSLHLRRQLTLLNKASISTLHSFCLQVVRKYYYLINIDPSFRIADQTEGQLLIDEVLDEMFEEEYSQEGNEDFFDLVDRYTSDRNDVELQTLIRELYFFSRSHPKPAVWLDQLTAKYDLSEETKVESLPFVQYLLEDIAMQLEGAKEQLLQAMEITKLPGGPAPRAANLDDDLKQVSELLRVKHSWEQLSEQIKTFKPSRAKIVKGDQYDKFLTDQVTSLRKAAKDQIDKLRDDMFSRSLTNYLLDFEHLKPVVTKLVSLVKQFADRYEGMKKEKGIVDFADLEHYCLQILQPAENEPSEAALYYKQQFAEVLVDEYQDTNLVQESILKLVTKDEEASGNLFMVGDVKQSIYRFRLAEPFLFLSKYKRFTQTADSTGMRIDLSKNFRSRAEVLDGTNYLFKQIMGEKVGEIVYDHDAELKLGATYPENELMSTELLLIERGGNDEDTEQGVESGLFDEQELETVQLEARLMAKKIKLLIDQQFQVYDRNIGGTRPITYRDVVILLRSMPWAPQIMEEFKQAGIPVYANLSNGYFEATEVAIMLSVLKVIDNPFQDIPLASVLRSPVVGLNANELALIRTFDKKGTYYDALKAFLAKGSLMNQNLFEKLNSFVELLQEWRDRARQGAVSDLIWQLYRDTKFFDFVGGMPGGKQRQANLRAFYDRARQYEATSFRGLFRFLRFIERMQERGDDLGAARALGEQEDVVRLMTIHSSKGLEFPIVFVAGLSKQFNMMDLNKKYLLDKELGFGTKLINPKLRVSYPTLPYIALKKKMRMELLAEEMRVLYVALTRAKEKLFLLGTLKSPDKKLADWRNQLSHSEWLLPDFERAKAKSYLDWIGPALVRHRDSVALSEGQHCFNEELSQHPSKWTIEMVKSEELVETFKAEQELNQELLTAISHGEIVSIESEHKQQVKDQLTWDYPYRAATRNRSKQSVSELKRQREVQDEYSDQQLLRRQSSQGFLYNRPSFMQSKSVSAAERGTAMHTVMQHMKLDGPVTKDDVAAKIQELVAKEILSKELAEVINSEQIVEFFESRIGQRLLGAKQVYREVPFSYALQAEKLYDDMVDEPILVQGVIDCLFEDEEGTVLLDYKTDTIQDRFPKGIEEAEQILKDRYRVQIALYTKAIEDIIHRPLNEKYLFFFDGGYLIDM, translated from the coding sequence ATGAGTGAGATGACTTCAAAGCCCGAAAATAGCCAATGGACAGATGATCAGTGGAAGGCAATTGTCTCAAGCGGACAGCATATTTTAGTTGCAGCAGCAGCTGGATCTGGAAAAACAGCCGTATTAGTAGAACGAATTATTCGAAAAATTATTTCCAAAGAAAATCCAGTTGATGTTGATGCACTGCTTGTTGTGACATTTACAAACGCCTCTGCAGCTGAAATGCGAAGCCGTATTGGGGAAGCACTGGAAAAAGCATTAAAGGAAAACCCATCCTCCCTCCATTTACGCAGACAGCTAACATTATTAAACAAGGCGTCCATTTCAACACTTCATTCGTTCTGTTTGCAAGTTGTGAGAAAATATTATTATTTGATTAACATTGATCCAAGTTTTCGCATCGCGGATCAGACAGAAGGTCAATTACTGATTGATGAAGTGCTTGATGAGATGTTTGAGGAAGAGTATAGCCAGGAGGGTAACGAGGACTTTTTCGACCTTGTTGATCGCTACACATCTGACCGAAATGATGTTGAATTGCAAACATTAATCCGCGAGCTTTACTTTTTTTCACGCTCACATCCGAAACCAGCTGTTTGGCTGGACCAGCTCACAGCCAAGTATGATCTTAGTGAAGAAACAAAAGTTGAATCTTTGCCATTTGTCCAATATTTATTGGAGGATATTGCTATGCAGCTAGAAGGAGCAAAGGAACAGCTTTTGCAAGCAATGGAAATCACCAAACTTCCCGGTGGGCCAGCACCGCGAGCGGCCAACCTAGATGATGACTTGAAACAAGTTTCAGAGCTTTTAAGAGTAAAGCATTCATGGGAGCAGCTAAGTGAGCAAATCAAGACGTTTAAACCTTCAAGAGCAAAGATTGTCAAAGGTGATCAGTATGATAAATTCTTAACAGATCAAGTAACATCATTGCGTAAAGCAGCAAAGGATCAAATTGATAAGCTGCGAGATGACATGTTTTCACGATCTCTTACCAATTACTTGTTAGACTTCGAGCATTTAAAACCAGTAGTGACAAAGCTTGTATCTCTTGTCAAACAATTTGCAGACCGCTACGAAGGAATGAAAAAAGAAAAAGGGATTGTTGACTTCGCCGATTTAGAACATTATTGCTTACAAATTCTCCAGCCAGCGGAAAATGAACCGAGTGAAGCAGCATTGTATTATAAACAGCAATTTGCTGAAGTTTTAGTCGATGAGTATCAGGATACAAATCTTGTTCAAGAATCGATTTTAAAGCTTGTCACAAAAGATGAGGAAGCTTCAGGGAATTTATTTATGGTTGGTGACGTGAAACAGTCGATCTATCGATTCCGCTTGGCAGAACCGTTTCTATTCTTAAGCAAGTACAAGCGTTTTACCCAAACAGCTGACAGCACGGGAATGCGAATTGATTTGTCAAAAAACTTCCGAAGTCGTGCAGAAGTACTCGATGGAACGAATTATTTATTTAAGCAAATCATGGGCGAGAAGGTCGGAGAAATTGTTTATGATCATGATGCAGAGTTAAAGCTTGGTGCAACATATCCTGAAAATGAGTTGATGAGTACGGAGCTGCTGCTAATTGAACGCGGCGGAAATGATGAAGACACAGAACAGGGTGTGGAATCTGGTTTATTTGATGAACAAGAACTAGAAACCGTTCAGCTTGAAGCTAGATTAATGGCAAAAAAGATTAAATTACTTATCGATCAACAATTCCAAGTTTATGATCGTAACATCGGAGGAACTCGTCCTATCACATATCGCGATGTCGTCATTCTCCTCCGCTCAATGCCATGGGCACCACAAATTATGGAAGAGTTTAAACAGGCGGGAATTCCTGTATATGCAAATCTTTCTAATGGATATTTCGAAGCGACAGAAGTAGCGATTATGCTATCTGTATTAAAAGTAATTGATAATCCATTTCAGGACATCCCATTAGCCTCTGTGCTTAGGTCACCTGTCGTTGGTTTGAATGCAAATGAGTTAGCACTTATTCGTACATTTGATAAAAAGGGAACCTATTATGACGCTTTGAAGGCATTTTTAGCAAAAGGTTCATTGATGAACCAAAATTTATTTGAAAAATTGAATAGCTTTGTTGAGCTTTTACAAGAATGGCGTGATAGAGCAAGGCAAGGAGCCGTTTCCGACTTAATATGGCAGCTTTACCGTGATACAAAGTTTTTTGATTTTGTAGGTGGAATGCCAGGGGGAAAACAGCGTCAAGCAAATTTACGTGCCTTTTATGACCGCGCCCGCCAATATGAAGCGACATCGTTTAGAGGTCTCTTTCGATTTTTACGGTTTATTGAACGAATGCAAGAGCGTGGTGATGACCTCGGTGCAGCTCGTGCGCTTGGGGAGCAAGAAGATGTCGTACGGCTAATGACGATTCATAGCAGTAAAGGCCTTGAGTTTCCAATTGTTTTTGTTGCGGGGCTTTCAAAGCAATTTAATATGATGGATCTTAATAAAAAATATTTACTTGATAAGGAATTAGGATTTGGAACAAAATTGATCAATCCTAAATTACGTGTAAGCTATCCAACGCTGCCTTATATTGCTTTAAAAAAGAAAATGCGGATGGAACTTCTCGCTGAAGAGATGCGGGTGTTGTACGTTGCGTTAACGAGAGCAAAGGAAAAGCTTTTTTTACTCGGCACTTTAAAGAGTCCTGATAAGAAGTTAGCCGATTGGCGTAATCAGCTTTCCCATTCAGAGTGGCTGTTACCAGATTTCGAACGGGCAAAGGCGAAAAGCTACCTAGATTGGATTGGACCGGCCTTAGTTCGCCACCGTGACAGTGTTGCACTTAGTGAAGGGCAACATTGTTTCAATGAAGAGCTTTCACAGCATCCGTCAAAATGGACAATTGAAATGGTGAAGAGCGAGGAATTAGTTGAAACATTTAAGGCTGAGCAAGAGTTAAATCAGGAACTGTTAACAGCAATTAGCCACGGGGAAATCGTTTCAATTGAAAGTGAACATAAACAACAAGTAAAAGATCAACTTACTTGGGATTATCCATACAGAGCAGCAACTCGGAACCGTTCAAAGCAATCAGTATCAGAATTAAAAAGACAACGGGAAGTTCAGGATGAATATAGTGATCAACAGTTGCTAAGAAGGCAGTCCTCACAAGGTTTTTTATATAACCGACCAAGTTTTATGCAAAGTAAGTCGGTTTCTGCAGCGGAGCGTGGAACAGCTATGCATACGGTCATGCAGCATATGAAGCTGGATGGTCCGGTTACAAAAGACGATGTGGCAGCAAAAATTCAGGAGCTAGTTGCTAAAGAGATCCTTTCAAAAGAATTAGCTGAAGTGATTAATAGTGAGCAAATCGTTGAATTTTTCGAATCAAGAATAGGGCAAAGACTACTAGGTGCTAAACAGGTTTATCGTGAAGTTCCATTTAGTTATGCCCTGCAAGCAGAGAAGTTATATGACGATATGGTGGATGAACCGATTTTAGTACAAGGTGTCATTGACTGTTTATTTGAAGATGAAGAAGGCACCGTTTTATTAGATTATAAAACAGATACAATCCAAGATCGTTTTCCAAAGGGAATTGAAGAAGCGGAACAAATCTTAAAAGACCGTTATCGTGTTCAAATTGCTTTATATACAAAAGCAATTGAAGACATTATCCATCGACCACTTAATGAAAAATATTTATTTTTCTTTGACGGCGGCTATTTAATTGACATGTAG
- the addB gene encoding helicase-exonuclease AddAB subunit AddB, whose product MSIQFILGRSGSGKTETILNEIRMKLFEEPMGRPIIYLVPDQMTFGAEYELIKTPNLGGMIRAQTFSFSRLAWRILQETGGMTRHHLSSTGIQMMLRKLVEQYKQEFKVFTKASDKNGFIEQLEVMLTEFKRYCLTPQELENYLTSANTDQDKKSLTDKLHDMALLYKQLEIQLSEKYVDSEDYLRLLSEKVQDSDYLRSADLYIDGFHSFTPQEYEVVSALMKHAANVKISLTADKPYEEHLPHELHLFQMTGKTYNKLHKLALEEGMEVDEPLLLREQHRYHHPSLKHVEKCFDTRPTSVFEDHPNVTIFQAANRRSEVEGIARQIHKLIRQEQYRYRDIALLIRNSNDYRDVIEQVFRDYEIPFFIDQKRSMLNHPLVELIRSTLEIINGHWRYEAVFRAIKTELLFPFEVNKETMREEMDLLENYVLSYGIQGSRWTKDERFRYRRFYTLEDDFVVTDEEKQMEEKLNKLRDIVVKPITTLQKRLKRSKTGQALAEALYLYLEDLQIPEKMESLRMNAEEKGFLLEAREHDQAWQAVISLLDEFVEMLKDEQVSIKLFAEILETGLESMKFSLVPPAIDQVLIADLERSRFFHIKCSFILGANDGVLPARPKEEGILTEDDREALHYQGIDLAPSARQQLLDENFIIYMGLSSPSEKLYLSYPMADEEGKSLLPSVIVKRIEEMFPTIEKRRLLNEPEVLSLEEQLLFIVNKNVTLSYVTSQLQSWKRGYPILPIWWDAYNHFVTSENQTLTKRVLSSLSYENKPEQLETSISRELYGEHIQGSVSRMEQFTSCPFSHFATHGLKLRERQFFKLEAPDIGQMFHSSLKLISDRLQELNKDWKELTKEQCERLANDAVEKLAPRLQREILLSSNRYHYIKRKLQKILARASKILSDHAKASGFAPIGLELGFGKGGELPPIRFTLPNGCTMEVAGRIDRVDKATGSNGVLLRIVDYKSSDKNVQLSEVYYGLALQMLTYLDVIISNSSKWLGVEATPAGVLYFHVHDPMIQANTLLSEEKLDDEIFKKFKMKGLLLGDEEAVRLMDNNLSEGSTSNIIAAGLKKEGGFRSTSSIASKDEFDLLRNHVRSTFKKIGTDITDGIIDISPYKLKDKMPCTFCEYKSVCQFDESLSENQYRILKSEKNDDVLKRMREEGKGNE is encoded by the coding sequence ATGAGCATTCAATTTATTCTAGGCCGCTCAGGGAGCGGTAAAACAGAAACAATCTTAAATGAAATAAGAATGAAGTTATTTGAAGAACCAATGGGTCGTCCAATTATCTATCTTGTTCCTGATCAGATGACTTTTGGAGCAGAGTATGAATTAATAAAAACGCCTAATTTAGGCGGGATGATTCGTGCCCAAACCTTTAGTTTTAGTCGTTTAGCATGGAGAATTCTCCAGGAAACCGGCGGAATGACACGTCATCATCTTTCAAGCACAGGAATTCAAATGATGTTAAGAAAGCTAGTTGAACAATATAAACAGGAATTTAAAGTATTCACAAAGGCTAGTGATAAGAATGGGTTTATTGAACAGCTGGAAGTGATGTTAACTGAATTTAAACGATATTGTCTCACACCGCAAGAACTTGAGAATTACTTAACAAGTGCCAATACTGATCAAGATAAAAAATCATTAACAGATAAGCTGCATGATATGGCTTTATTATATAAACAGCTAGAAATTCAACTTAGTGAAAAATATGTAGATTCAGAGGATTATTTACGCTTGCTTTCAGAGAAAGTGCAAGATTCTGACTATTTGCGCTCTGCAGATCTTTATATTGATGGATTTCATAGTTTTACACCACAGGAGTATGAAGTTGTATCAGCATTGATGAAGCATGCTGCGAATGTGAAAATTTCTCTCACAGCTGACAAGCCATATGAAGAGCATTTGCCTCATGAGCTGCACCTATTTCAAATGACAGGTAAAACATACAATAAACTACACAAGCTTGCCCTCGAAGAAGGAATGGAAGTAGACGAACCGCTGTTATTGAGGGAACAGCATCGTTATCATCATCCCTCTTTAAAACATGTAGAAAAATGTTTCGATACTCGGCCAACAAGTGTGTTTGAGGATCATCCGAATGTGACGATTTTTCAAGCTGCAAATCGCCGCTCAGAGGTGGAAGGGATTGCGCGGCAAATCCACAAATTAATAAGACAGGAACAGTATCGTTATCGTGATATTGCACTGCTTATTCGGAATTCAAACGACTATCGTGATGTCATTGAACAAGTGTTTCGTGATTATGAGATTCCTTTTTTCATAGATCAAAAACGTTCTATGCTTAACCATCCCTTAGTTGAGCTCATTCGCTCTACGTTAGAAATCATTAATGGTCATTGGCGATATGAAGCTGTTTTTCGCGCAATAAAAACAGAGTTACTTTTTCCTTTCGAAGTGAATAAAGAAACAATGCGTGAGGAAATGGATCTTTTAGAAAACTATGTTCTTTCTTATGGGATTCAAGGGTCAAGGTGGACAAAGGATGAACGTTTCCGTTATCGCCGCTTTTATACACTTGAGGATGACTTTGTTGTAACAGATGAAGAAAAGCAAATGGAAGAAAAACTGAACAAGCTTCGAGACATTGTTGTTAAACCAATTACAACATTGCAAAAAAGACTAAAACGAAGCAAAACAGGACAAGCACTTGCCGAGGCGCTTTATCTTTATTTAGAAGATTTACAGATACCAGAAAAAATGGAAAGTCTACGTATGAATGCCGAAGAAAAGGGCTTCCTGTTAGAAGCGAGAGAGCATGATCAAGCTTGGCAGGCTGTTATTAGTCTCTTAGATGAATTTGTTGAAATGCTAAAAGATGAACAAGTGTCCATAAAACTATTTGCAGAGATTCTTGAAACAGGGCTCGAATCAATGAAGTTTTCTCTCGTGCCGCCTGCCATTGATCAAGTTTTAATAGCAGATCTTGAGAGATCGAGATTTTTCCATATTAAATGCTCTTTCATTTTAGGAGCGAATGATGGCGTTCTTCCTGCAAGACCGAAAGAGGAAGGTATATTAACTGAGGATGATCGAGAGGCTTTACACTATCAAGGAATCGATCTTGCTCCATCTGCAAGACAGCAGCTCCTTGATGAAAACTTCATTATTTATATGGGGTTATCAAGTCCATCTGAAAAGCTCTATTTATCCTATCCAATGGCAGATGAAGAAGGAAAATCCTTGCTTCCATCTGTTATTGTGAAACGTATTGAAGAGATGTTTCCAACGATTGAAAAGCGTCGACTTCTTAATGAGCCTGAAGTTCTATCTTTAGAAGAACAGCTTTTATTTATAGTAAATAAAAATGTGACGTTATCATATGTCACCTCACAGCTTCAATCATGGAAGCGAGGATATCCAATTCTCCCAATTTGGTGGGATGCCTATAACCATTTTGTTACATCTGAAAATCAGACATTAACGAAAAGAGTGTTAAGCAGCTTATCTTATGAAAACAAGCCAGAACAACTGGAAACATCAATAAGCCGCGAATTGTATGGTGAACATATCCAAGGAAGCGTGTCGCGCATGGAGCAGTTTACTAGCTGCCCATTCTCACATTTTGCTACACACGGATTAAAGCTAAGAGAAAGACAATTCTTTAAGCTGGAAGCTCCAGATATCGGTCAAATGTTTCACTCATCCCTCAAACTTATTTCCGACCGATTACAAGAGCTTAACAAAGATTGGAAGGAACTGACAAAGGAGCAATGTGAACGGCTTGCAAATGATGCGGTTGAAAAGCTTGCACCACGCCTCCAAAGGGAGATTTTGCTTAGCTCGAATCGTTATCATTATATAAAAAGAAAGTTACAAAAAATCCTTGCTCGCGCTTCAAAAATTTTAAGTGATCATGCGAAGGCTAGCGGCTTTGCACCCATTGGCTTAGAGCTTGGTTTTGGAAAAGGCGGCGAACTTCCGCCTATTCGCTTCACCCTGCCAAATGGCTGTACGATGGAGGTAGCAGGTCGAATTGACCGAGTGGACAAAGCAACAGGCTCAAATGGAGTACTCCTGAGAATAGTTGATTATAAATCAAGTGATAAAAATGTTCAGTTATCAGAAGTTTACTACGGTTTGGCCCTGCAAATGCTTACTTACTTGGATGTCATCATATCTAATTCAAGTAAATGGTTAGGTGTAGAAGCTACTCCAGCAGGTGTTTTATATTTTCATGTTCATGATCCAATGATACAGGCAAATACACTGTTATCGGAGGAGAAGCTTGATGATGAAATTTTTAAGAAGTTTAAAATGAAAGGACTATTGCTTGGTGATGAGGAAGCAGTCCGTTTAATGGATAACAATTTAAGCGAAGGCAGTACGTCAAACATTATTGCTGCGGGTTTGAAAAAAGAAGGTGGATTTCGTTCCACTTCATCAATAGCAAGTAAAGATGAGTTTGATCTATTAAGAAATCACGTTCGTTCAACATTTAAAAAGATCGGAACGGATATCACGGACGGAATTATTGATATTAGTCCTTATAAGTTAAAGGACAAAATGCCATGTACATTCTGTGAATATAAATCTGTCTGCCAATTTGATGAATCCTTATCGGAAAATCAATATCGCATATTAAAAAGTGAAAAAAATGATGATGTATTAAAAAGAATGAGAGAGGAGGGGAAAGGCAATGAGTGA
- a CDS encoding exonuclease SbcCD subunit D yields MRILHTADWHLGRSLEGRSRLAEQAQFIDELVKIVEEEKVDAILMAGDAFDTVNPPAAAEQLFYDGLSRLSDKGKRPIIVIAGNHDNPDRLSAASPLAGNHSIHLIGYPSHEVLKVNVPHAQQQMIVAALAYPSEARLEQVLSETHDEVLLRNKYDERIRELFSIMSKQFQPNTVNMAMSHIHVAGGSTSDSERPIEVGGAYTVAATSMPEAAQYVALGHLHRPQNIKRASTLTRYSGSPLAYSFSEIGYAKSVTILEADPGQPVEMREIPLSSGKPLVKWKATEGISQVHSWLEEGRDASAWIDLEIHLTSTLSIEEIHRLRKWHPGFIHIRPVFQKELEVAATRQANLPIDQLFSQFYEKQTGGAKPEPELVKLFLELVQQDDDLEGCDET; encoded by the coding sequence ATGCGAATATTGCACACAGCTGACTGGCACCTAGGCAGATCGCTGGAAGGGCGAAGTCGTTTAGCAGAGCAAGCACAATTTATAGACGAGCTCGTTAAGATCGTTGAGGAAGAAAAAGTAGATGCCATTCTAATGGCTGGTGATGCATTTGATACGGTAAATCCACCTGCAGCTGCTGAGCAGTTGTTTTATGATGGACTATCGCGTTTATCTGATAAAGGGAAACGTCCGATCATTGTGATTGCTGGAAATCATGATAATCCAGATCGCTTGTCTGCAGCATCTCCTTTAGCTGGGAACCATTCAATTCATTTAATCGGTTATCCTAGCCATGAGGTTTTAAAAGTGAATGTTCCGCATGCACAGCAGCAGATGATCGTTGCAGCGCTTGCATACCCTTCAGAAGCTAGACTTGAGCAAGTACTGTCAGAAACACATGATGAAGTCCTTTTACGAAATAAATATGATGAAAGAATTCGCGAGCTTTTTTCAATCATGAGTAAGCAATTCCAACCAAATACTGTAAACATGGCTATGAGTCATATACATGTTGCAGGTGGAAGCACATCTGATTCAGAACGTCCAATTGAGGTTGGAGGAGCTTACACGGTTGCTGCAACAAGTATGCCGGAAGCGGCACAATATGTTGCATTAGGGCACTTACATCGCCCGCAAAACATAAAACGTGCAAGCACGTTAACAAGATATTCTGGTTCACCGCTTGCCTACAGCTTTTCCGAAATTGGCTATGCGAAGTCGGTCACTATTTTAGAGGCAGATCCAGGTCAGCCAGTTGAGATGAGAGAAATCCCGTTATCTTCAGGAAAACCGCTTGTTAAGTGGAAGGCAACTGAAGGAATAAGTCAGGTGCATAGTTGGTTAGAGGAAGGTAGAGATGCTTCCGCATGGATCGACCTAGAAATCCATTTAACTTCGACTCTATCAATTGAAGAAATCCATCGGTTGCGTAAATGGCATCCTGGCTTCATTCATATTCGCCCTGTTTTTCAAAAAGAGCTTGAGGTTGCTGCAACACGACAAGCTAATTTGCCTATTGATCAATTATTTTCACAGTTTTACGAAAAGCAAACAGGTGGGGCAAAACCTGAACCCGAGCTAGTGAAGCTTTTCTTAGAGCTAGTTCAACAGGATGATGATCTTGAAGGATGTGATGAGACATGA